In Gemmatimonadota bacterium, the sequence CACAATAAAAAAAGCCCAGAGCAGTCGGTATTCACACCGGGCGCTCTGGGCTAAAAAAAAAAAAAAAAATGCTCTACACTTCCCCGCGCAGAGCCTCTTCTGTCTCATCTGATGTGATCAACTTCCTGTACCTCACTGCCCGCATCGCAGTCGGCTTTAAAAACAGCGCCATCTTCAACGATCAAGACGCCTGTTTGAATTTTCCCAATAAAAGTGGCTTGCGACTGCAAATGCACTTTCTCTTCAGCCACCAGATTCCCCACAATGCGCCCACTGATCAATGCGTCGCGCACCTTCACATTGGCCTCGACAACACCCGACTTCCCCACAATCAGCGTACCGGAGGACTCGAGTTCTCCCTTTAAGACCCCATCCACACGCACGCCAGCCTCAATTTGAAAATGGCCTTCAGAAACTGCCCCACGCCCAATAATAGTATTCATGGTCTTGTCAAAATTTGTATTGCGATCCACGGATCTCGTCTCCTGAAAATTTTTCAACGGGCACCTAATATAAATCTTCTGCATTTCGAGTCAATTTCTTTCTCGAACTTTCCGCTTGACAAGTATTTTCTACAGGCGTACTTTGCGAGCCGTTTTTCACCCAAAACCAAGGAGAAACTGTGGCGTTCACAATTACTAAAACCGTTCGTCCAAACGCCGTGTGGCAAGAAATGTATCTCCAGATACAAAAAGACCAGCGCATAATTATCACTGCAGAGGGCCTCTGGTCTCCCGAGATGCGTCCGCTCACCATTGTCTGGTGTGGTCCCGATGGCATTGAAGGGCGTCCCGCCGATGAACAATATCTCTTGCCCGGCACAAATGTGGGAGCGCTCGTTGGACGCATTGGCGACAGCCCCATTCTTTCAGTGGGCAATTATTTCGATTTTTATTCTCCCTACGAAGGCCCGCTATTTCTCGCGATGAATGAAAATCCCGAATACCACAGCCAGGCCGGTTCTCTCCACGCGCAAATCATCTTGTTCGACCTGTGAAACTAATTCGTTTTTTTGCCCGAGAATACGCCCTTTCAGGGCTGTTTATCATCCTCCTGCTCGGCTTGTGGGAAATAGTCGTGCGGGCCCTCGACCTCGCTGCATTTATCCTCCCGCCGCCCTCTCAAATTCTGTCCAAATTTGCCGCATCCCATCGCCTCCTGCTCTCTCATGGCCTCGTCACACTCACCGAAGCCCTCGGCGGCTTTTTTACAGGCGCGTCATCGGGGCTACTCTGCGCCATAGCAATGGCCCGATCCCGCCTGATCGAACGGATGCTCTATCCGCTGGTCATCTCCACCCAGACCTTCCCCAAAGAGGCACTGGCGCCTGTCTTTGTCATCTGGTTTGGGTTTGGTCTTTTGCCCAAAGTGATTATTGCGGGCCTCATTTCCTTTTTCCCCGTTGTGATCAACACCACGCGCGGTCTCTTATCCGTTGACAAATCCATCCTCGACTTGATGCGTTCGCTCTCGGCCAGCCAGCGACAAGTTTTTTTTAAAGTGCGCCTGCCCAATGCCATTCCCTATCTTTTTGCCGCACTCAAAATGTGCATCACGCTCAGTGTGATTGGCGCAGTTGTCGGCGAATTTGTCGGCTCCAGTGCGGGTCTGGGCCACCTCATTCGACTCGCCAATTCAGAACTCGCCACCGATTTGATGTTTGCCGCTCTGCTCGCACTCGGATGTATGGGCACGGGCCTGTTTCTGCTCGTTGATGGCCTTGAGAAAACAGCCCTGCGCCGCTGGGGCGGTGCCGTTGAAACCATAGGTCGCTAAAAGGAGTATTCCCATGAAAAAAATATTCATCGCTCTTGCCCTTGCACTCATCACTCTATCCTGTGCGGATACAGAAAAAACAAAAGTACAATTCATTCTCGACTGGAAGGCGCAGATGGAACACGCGGGCTTTTTTGTCGCCAAACAAAAGGGGTTTTACGAACAAGAGGGTCTTGAAATCGAAATCCTCGAAGGCAGTGGTGCCCCCACTGCGGCCCGCGTCGTGGGCAACGGCACCTACAAACTCGGCGTAGCCAGCGGATCGGCAACTGTTATGGCAAGAGCGCGCGACATCCCCATTGTATCGCTCGCCGTAATCAATCAGCAAACCCCGGTGGTCGTTTATTCGCTCGTAGAAAAAAATATCACAACACCTGCAGATCTAATCGGCAAAAGCATTGGCGTCAATATCGGCGGCACGAAACACCGCGAATTTCAAGCCTTCTTGCGCCACCAGAATATCTCTGAAGAAGACATACAACTCATGGGCATGAGTGAAGCCAGCCCGGCACCACTCCTCGCAGGTCAAGTCGATGCCATGCTCGGATATACAGAAGACCAACCCGTCACAGTCGAACTCCAGGGCCACGCGGTCAACCGTCTTGCCCTATCGGATTACGGCATCGATGTATATAGCACCAATATCATTGCCAATGAGTCTTTTCTCAAAGAAAATCCCGATCTGATCAAACGCTTTTTGCGGGCGAGCCTGCGCGGATGGCAACATGCCGTCGATCATCCCAAAGATGCGGTAGCAGCCTACATGGCCGCGCGTCCCGAAAGCGACGAGGCCTTCAATCGCGCCAATTTCAAATATCTGATCCCCTTGTTGCAGAGTGCTGACACACAACAACAGGGCCTGGGCGCGCAGACAAAAGCAAAGTGGCAACAAACACAGGATATCCTCCACAGCCTGGACATGATCGACCAAAAAGTCGATCTCAACCTGCTCTTCACCACGGCATTTATGCCTGAGTGAAGTCGGGAGCCAACCGCGAACCAACCGCCTGCTCATAAGCATAAGCCAGGCGCAAAATCCGAGCCTCGTCATAAGGCTTGCCAATAATCTGCAAGCCAATAGGCAAAGCCTCATCAGACCATCCACAGGGAACCGACACCGCGCATAAACCCAAAAAATTGACCAGCCGCGTTGTCAACCTGACGGGCGCAACATCCACATCTGCAATACGCGGTGCAACCGTCAACATCGTCGGACAAATCACGGCATCCACATCGCGCAGGGTCTCGCGGGCCGAGATTCGCAACGCTTCGCGCCGCTGTAAAACCGCGGCATAATCCGGCGCAGAAAAAGATGCGCCATGTGCAATCCGCGCTCGAATGCGCGGATCCATCATCTCGCCCTGCCGGGCGATCAAATCCCCATGGCACGCATACCCCTCCACGCACATAATCATCGCACTACCGCGTCCCTCGAGTTCTTCGTCTAACTCTTCCCTCGCTTCGGGAAATTGCATTTCCTCCACATCGACCCCCAATTCACACAAAATCTCTGCTGCGGCTTCTACCGAAGCAATAACAACAGCATCTGCCCCATCGCAAAACGGATCGCGCACAAATCCGACGCGAAACCCCTTCACATCTCGCTTTAGCCCGCGAACCACATCCACCAGTGGCTGATTTAACGTCACTGGATCAGCCGCATCAGGTCCTGCAATCGCTTCAAGCACCAGTGCGGCATCTTCCACAGACCGCGTCAAAGGTCCCATGCTATCCAGCGTCCACGAAAGCGGCATCGCGCCAGCACGGCTCACCCGCTCCAGCGTGGGTTTGAGGCCCACAACACCGCAAAACGATGCCGGGATGCGAATAGAACCGCCCGTATCTGTACCCATCGCAACAGGTGCCAGCCCTGCCGCCACAGCCACCCCCGACCCACTGCTCGACCCGCCTGGCACGCGTTCTGATCCCCAGGGATTGGGCGGTGTACCGTAATGGGGATTCAAACCATAAGGCCCAAACGCGAGTTCCACCATATTGGTCTTACCTATCAACACGGCACCCGCCCGCGAAAGGCGCTTTGCGACAGTTGCCGAATCCTCTGGTACAAATGTATTCCATACTTTCGCACCCGAAGTCGTGCGAATACCCGCCGTGTAAAACAAATCTTTAAGCGCGATTGGAATGCCGTGCAAAGGTCCCAAATCCGATTCCGATCGCAGTATCGCCTCCGCCGCCTGTGCCTCGGCGCGCGCGCGTTCTGCCGTAACAGTAATAAACGCCTTTGTCCGATCGTCGTACTCGTCAATGCGATTGAGCAACGCATCCACCACCTCAACCGGCGACACATCGCCCGTCCGATAGCGCGCGCCCAATTCCGATAGGGTTGCAAAATGTATATCCACAGTCAGACATCCTCTCCAGGCGACCACGTCACCCGTCCGGCAATCATGTCCTCTAACAACACAAGCTCCCCACCGCGTTCGGCAGATGCATTGGCTCCCAGCACAGCCGCCAGACTGTTCAGAGCATCGCCATAAGAACTCCGCATCGCAGTGCAATCTCCCTTGCGTATCGCATCGACAAATGCCTCTGTCTGAAACGCAAACGCATTGGGACGGCCATCCCACGCCGCGACTTCTTCGCCATTCAACACGACATTTTGAGCCGACCACTCGAAAAGCGCGTCATCGGCAACCACCGTCACCTCGCGCCGCGCATAATTCACATTGGTCAACACCCGCGATGTCGTCGCATTGGCAACCACACCGCTCTTAAATCGATAATTTACATTATAGACATACGGCATATTGATCGGCTCTGGTCCCTCACCTTCCCCACGGTAAAAATAAAACGCCGACACCGCCTCGATATCCCCCAGAAAAAAACGCAACAGATCGATCAGGTGAATGGTATTTTCCACATACGATCCCCCACACAGGGCCATGCGACTCGTCCAGTATCGGATATGACGCCCGCTGTAAAACAACTGCACCTGTGCATGCCGCGGCACCCGCGCTTCGAGCATTGCCTTCAAATATTCAGCTGAAGGATAATATCGACTCATGAACCCCACTTGAGAAACAATACCCGCGCGGTCGATAGCCTCGCAAAACGCCACAGCCTGAGCCATATCCAAACTTTGCGGTTTCTCCACAAAAAGGGCGATCCCCTTCTCTGCTGCGATCAACTCCGCATCCGTATGCAAGGCCGGGGGCAAACACACATAAACCCCATCCAATACCTCTTTGTCAAACATCCCGCGATGATCTGTATAAACAGATCTCGCGCCCCACACCTTTGCCTGCTCAGACACAACGCCCTGATCCACATCGCAAAATGCCTGCAATACCACCTCGCCCTTTTCGACCAATTGGGATAGGGCTGGCAAATGTGCATTCTGTGGAATATGTCCCAATCCAATCATCCCTATGCGAACGGGTTGCATATACTATCCCCCCTCAATCTCTGCAATCATTTCTCTGGATAATCGCCCGCCATCCGACACACTCACGCAATCCTCCAACTCATCGATATCCGATACCCCACACAGCAACATTGACACCCGATTGTCCGACAACAAATAGCGCAAAGCCGTGCGCGTCAGAGATTCATCCACACCTTCAACAATTTTCTCCACCCGTATTAGATCATCATACAAATCGGCAAATCGCCCCTGTGCCATCCACTGATCCCGTTTTGAACCCAACAACCCCGCGTGCAGTGGCGAAGCGCAAATCACGGCAACGCCTTCTGCTGCTGCTGTGGGAACCAACTCCTCTGTTGCCTCCTGCGTCAGCAAATCGTACTTGCAAAACGTAATCACCGAAACAAAAACATCGGTCTCTTTGAGCACCCGGGACATCAAACCCAGATCAGAACCCGTCAGCCCAATATAGTCACAAATTCCCTGAGACTGTATCTCTAACAACGCCTCTATAGTGCGACCCACATCAAACAACCCGAGCCATCCGGCTTTTTCGGCTTCGTGCACCTGCAAAAGGTGCACATGATCGCGCTTTAACCGCTTCAAACTCGCATCGAGACCACGCCATACGGAATCGCGTGTATAGTCAAACGGCTCGGGATAATACCCCACCTTTGTCGCCAGATAATACGGCTCTCGCACACCCGACAGCGCGGCACCCAGCACCTCTTCGCTGCGCCCGCGCCCGTAAAGTGGCGCGGTATCGAAATAATTCACACCCAATTCCAGTGCTCGTTCCACTATCGCCACACCATGCGACACTGGTTTTAGCCCCATCTCGGGGCGACCGTAGAACCACGACCCGCCAAGCCCGATCTCACTGACCTCCCATCCCGTCTTGTCAAATATCCTGTATTCCATTTTAATTACCGATACCATCGACTCAACGTGACATCCGACACAGAAAACGTATAGAGAATACGCAACACCCACATCTCTACCACAGTGCGAACAAAACCCCACTCGCGCCACCGCCGCGTGGAACTGCATACCCGTGCATTGAGCATCACAAATTTGCCCACACGCGCCACACGCGAGCAAAACTCGGAATCCTCAAACAACTGTAAGGATGGAAATCCCCCCAAAGCATTAAAAGTCTCTCGCCGAACATAAATACCCTGATCGCCATACGTAATCCCCAAATATCGGGAGCGCAATGTGCTAAAAAACGCA encodes:
- a CDS encoding amidase: MDIHFATLSELGARYRTGDVSPVEVVDALLNRIDEYDDRTKAFITVTAERARAEAQAAEAILRSESDLGPLHGIPIALKDLFYTAGIRTTSGAKVWNTFVPEDSATVAKRLSRAGAVLIGKTNMVELAFGPYGLNPHYGTPPNPWGSERVPGGSSSGSGVAVAAGLAPVAMGTDTGGSIRIPASFCGVVGLKPTLERVSRAGAMPLSWTLDSMGPLTRSVEDAALVLEAIAGPDAADPVTLNQPLVDVVRGLKRDVKGFRVGFVRDPFCDGADAVVIASVEAAAEILCELGVDVEEMQFPEAREELDEELEGRGSAMIMCVEGYACHGDLIARQGEMMDPRIRARIAHGASFSAPDYAAVLQRREALRISARETLRDVDAVICPTMLTVAPRIADVDVAPVRLTTRLVNFLGLCAVSVPCGWSDEALPIGLQIIGKPYDEARILRLAYAYEQAVGSRLAPDFTQA
- a CDS encoding ABC transporter substrate-binding protein, with translation MKKIFIALALALITLSCADTEKTKVQFILDWKAQMEHAGFFVAKQKGFYEQEGLEIEILEGSGAPTAARVVGNGTYKLGVASGSATVMARARDIPIVSLAVINQQTPVVVYSLVEKNITTPADLIGKSIGVNIGGTKHREFQAFLRHQNISEEDIQLMGMSEASPAPLLAGQVDAMLGYTEDQPVTVELQGHAVNRLALSDYGIDVYSTNIIANESFLKENPDLIKRFLRASLRGWQHAVDHPKDAVAAYMAARPESDEAFNRANFKYLIPLLQSADTQQQGLGAQTKAKWQQTQDILHSLDMIDQKVDLNLLFTTAFMPE
- a CDS encoding Gfo/Idh/MocA family oxidoreductase gives rise to the protein MQPVRIGMIGLGHIPQNAHLPALSQLVEKGEVVLQAFCDVDQGVVSEQAKVWGARSVYTDHRGMFDKEVLDGVYVCLPPALHTDAELIAAEKGIALFVEKPQSLDMAQAVAFCEAIDRAGIVSQVGFMSRYYPSAEYLKAMLEARVPRHAQVQLFYSGRHIRYWTSRMALCGGSYVENTIHLIDLLRFFLGDIEAVSAFYFYRGEGEGPEPINMPYVYNVNYRFKSGVVANATTSRVLTNVNYARREVTVVADDALFEWSAQNVVLNGEEVAAWDGRPNAFAFQTEAFVDAIRKGDCTAMRSSYGDALNSLAAVLGANASAERGGELVLLEDMIAGRVTWSPGEDV
- a CDS encoding polymer-forming cytoskeletal protein, with the translated sequence MDRNTNFDKTMNTIIGRGAVSEGHFQIEAGVRVDGVLKGELESSGTLIVGKSGVVEANVKVRDALISGRIVGNLVAEEKVHLQSQATFIGKIQTGVLIVEDGAVFKADCDAGSEVQEVDHIR
- a CDS encoding aldo/keto reductase — translated: MEYRIFDKTGWEVSEIGLGGSWFYGRPEMGLKPVSHGVAIVERALELGVNYFDTAPLYGRGRSEEVLGAALSGVREPYYLATKVGYYPEPFDYTRDSVWRGLDASLKRLKRDHVHLLQVHEAEKAGWLGLFDVGRTIEALLEIQSQGICDYIGLTGSDLGLMSRVLKETDVFVSVITFCKYDLLTQEATEELVPTAAAEGVAVICASPLHAGLLGSKRDQWMAQGRFADLYDDLIRVEKIVEGVDESLTRTALRYLLSDNRVSMLLCGVSDIDELEDCVSVSDGGRLSREMIAEIEGG
- a CDS encoding ABC transporter permease, which translates into the protein MKLIRFFAREYALSGLFIILLLGLWEIVVRALDLAAFILPPPSQILSKFAASHRLLLSHGLVTLTEALGGFFTGASSGLLCAIAMARSRLIERMLYPLVISTQTFPKEALAPVFVIWFGFGLLPKVIIAGLISFFPVVINTTRGLLSVDKSILDLMRSLSASQRQVFFKVRLPNAIPYLFAALKMCITLSVIGAVVGEFVGSSAGLGHLIRLANSELATDLMFAALLALGCMGTGLFLLVDGLEKTALRRWGGAVETIGR